A genome region from Marinobacter panjinensis includes the following:
- a CDS encoding DMT family transporter: MQTTRIKGLTIAALGVLFIVPDALLVKITSVEPVVFLFWRGLLLAISFLVISWLRYRSRLTTEIRRCGRKGLFCAGAFAISTLGFVVGMKNTAAGNVLVILNTAPVIAALIAWLVWKETLPWRTWAVILVCVTGATFMAIGEWGKGDPLGLMMAGVAATALASNLNVARSRPDCDMSVMLMFGALALAIVAAVMGGAQALSPRDGFFIALLCLVFLPMACILIQIGPRYIPAAEVSLMLLLETVLGSFLVWLFLNEVPPNLSLIGGVIVFSALATHGWIEVRRYRKARVSVE; the protein is encoded by the coding sequence TTGCAGACTACCCGGATCAAAGGCCTGACCATCGCCGCCCTGGGCGTGTTGTTTATTGTCCCGGACGCGCTACTGGTCAAGATTACCTCCGTGGAGCCAGTGGTATTCCTGTTCTGGCGTGGCCTGCTGCTGGCTATCAGCTTCCTGGTCATCAGCTGGCTCAGGTACCGTTCCCGCCTGACCACCGAAATCAGGCGCTGCGGCCGGAAGGGATTGTTCTGCGCCGGAGCTTTCGCGATAAGCACGTTAGGGTTCGTTGTTGGCATGAAGAACACGGCTGCCGGCAATGTCCTGGTTATTCTCAACACGGCCCCGGTGATCGCAGCGCTTATTGCGTGGCTGGTGTGGAAGGAAACCCTGCCCTGGAGAACCTGGGCTGTCATCCTGGTGTGCGTGACCGGCGCGACCTTCATGGCCATCGGCGAATGGGGCAAGGGCGACCCCCTGGGACTGATGATGGCCGGCGTTGCTGCCACTGCCCTCGCCTCCAACCTCAATGTGGCCCGCTCCCGGCCCGACTGCGACATGAGTGTGATGCTGATGTTTGGTGCCCTGGCTCTGGCCATCGTGGCGGCTGTCATGGGTGGAGCACAGGCGCTCTCGCCAAGGGACGGATTTTTCATCGCCCTGCTCTGTCTGGTTTTCCTGCCAATGGCCTGCATCCTCATCCAGATCGGGCCACGTTACATACCGGCGGCGGAAGTCAGCCTGATGCTGTTGCTGGAAACCGTACTGGGGTCTTTCCTGGTATGGCTGTTTCTGAATGAGGTGCCGCCAAACCTCAGCCTGATTGGCGGCGTGATTGTCTTCTCGGCACTGGCTACCCATGGCTGGATAGAAGTAAGACGCTACCGGAAAGCCCGGGTTTCTGTTGAGTGA
- a CDS encoding putative bifunctional diguanylate cyclase/phosphodiesterase: MPPDQASAKPRLPLDKFLRQEQETILREWESLDRQTLASARKPTSEELRNNLPDILSDLADQYVRAPDKTRHIDFPQQGPRNHAQHRWESGFSLEEVVREYGLLRVIILQILSSRTGELPEGELVFLNEALDMAIVESVTTYVEKANSELQSERERLQVTLTSIADGVISTDTEGHITFLNPAAERISGWLKAEAVGRPVDEVLVTLDETTREICSSTTLRAIDLDEPQRSGNILLRRYDGGLLPIEKHSAPLRDSRGDVQGAVATFRDISEIRLLTEELSYLAFHDPLTGLPNRALLFERLTQELAYAERYNITAALLYLDLDLFKQVNDVFGHGVGDELLRQVAERLLGCVRRTDTVSRLGGDEFAVLLTGFDHQTFPEELATKIIKRLSEPFVLNQETVNVSTSIGISLFPEDGQDAESLVKHADTAMYQAKARGRGCIQFFAPEMNRRAAERHELESDLRTAIAQDQLSLYFQPQIAPGTEQMIGAEALLRWHHPQKGLILPARFIPVAEDSGHLMVSIGNWVIEKACAQARAWLDAGYPPVRISVNVSIVQLRNKDFSIYVENLLQRYRLTPDLLQLELTESIIMSDIAGAAEQVRKIKDMGIHIAIDDFGTGYSSLSYLKDLPVHELKIDKSFVHNILTDVNSAAIVKAIIRMAQGLGLRVIAEGVENQEAMDFLIQNECEGAQGYFFGKPITPSAFEAQFFG, encoded by the coding sequence ATGCCGCCAGATCAAGCCTCAGCAAAGCCCCGGCTCCCGCTTGACAAATTTCTCCGCCAAGAGCAAGAAACCATACTCCGGGAGTGGGAAAGCCTGGACCGGCAGACGCTCGCCTCCGCGCGGAAGCCAACAAGCGAAGAGTTACGCAATAACCTCCCGGACATTCTGAGTGACCTTGCTGACCAATATGTGCGTGCTCCGGACAAAACCCGTCATATAGATTTTCCACAACAGGGCCCCCGGAATCATGCGCAGCATCGCTGGGAATCCGGGTTTTCCCTGGAGGAGGTCGTCCGGGAGTATGGCTTGTTGCGGGTGATTATCCTTCAAATACTGTCTTCCCGGACCGGCGAACTTCCCGAAGGCGAGCTGGTCTTTCTCAATGAAGCCCTGGATATGGCCATCGTCGAATCAGTGACCACCTACGTGGAGAAAGCGAACAGCGAGCTTCAAAGTGAACGGGAACGCTTGCAGGTGACGCTGACAAGCATTGCCGATGGCGTAATCAGCACGGATACCGAAGGCCACATTACGTTTTTAAATCCAGCCGCTGAACGAATCAGTGGCTGGCTGAAGGCCGAAGCCGTCGGCCGACCCGTCGATGAGGTGCTGGTCACTCTGGATGAAACCACCCGGGAAATATGCAGTAGCACAACGCTCAGGGCTATAGACCTGGACGAACCCCAACGGTCGGGTAACATTCTGCTGCGCCGGTACGACGGTGGGTTACTCCCCATAGAAAAGCATTCCGCTCCGCTGCGGGATAGTCGTGGCGACGTTCAAGGTGCAGTAGCCACATTTCGGGACATCAGTGAAATCCGCCTGCTGACCGAAGAATTAAGCTATCTTGCATTTCACGACCCCCTGACTGGCCTACCGAATCGCGCCTTGTTATTTGAACGGTTGACCCAGGAACTGGCTTACGCCGAGCGCTACAATATAACAGCTGCCCTATTGTACCTGGATCTGGACTTGTTCAAGCAAGTCAATGATGTATTTGGCCATGGGGTGGGTGACGAACTTCTCAGACAGGTTGCCGAAAGGCTTTTGGGCTGCGTACGCCGGACGGATACCGTTAGCCGTCTGGGAGGCGATGAGTTTGCGGTTCTTTTGACCGGTTTCGACCACCAGACCTTTCCTGAGGAGTTGGCCACTAAAATAATCAAGCGTTTAAGCGAGCCTTTCGTCCTTAACCAGGAAACGGTGAATGTATCGACCAGTATCGGTATCAGCCTGTTTCCGGAGGACGGACAGGATGCAGAGTCGCTGGTCAAACACGCGGACACCGCCATGTATCAGGCAAAAGCACGGGGAAGGGGTTGCATCCAGTTCTTCGCTCCGGAAATGAACAGGCGCGCAGCGGAACGCCATGAACTGGAGAGCGATTTACGTACGGCGATTGCTCAGGATCAGCTGTCCCTGTACTTCCAGCCTCAGATTGCTCCCGGCACCGAGCAAATGATAGGAGCCGAGGCGTTATTACGCTGGCACCACCCACAAAAAGGCCTGATCCTTCCAGCCAGATTCATTCCGGTCGCGGAAGACAGCGGCCATCTGATGGTATCCATTGGAAACTGGGTGATAGAGAAAGCCTGCGCCCAGGCGAGGGCCTGGCTCGACGCCGGGTATCCTCCTGTGCGCATTTCCGTGAATGTTTCGATAGTCCAGCTCCGCAATAAGGATTTCTCGATCTATGTGGAAAACCTCTTGCAACGTTACCGTCTTACTCCGGACCTGCTTCAGTTGGAACTGACAGAGTCAATCATTATGAGCGACATTGCAGGGGCCGCCGAGCAAGTGAGAAAGATCAAAGACATGGGTATCCACATCGCCATTGACGACTTTGGAACGGGATACTCTTCCCTCAGTTATTTGAAAGACCTCCCGGTTCACGAGCTAAAGATCGACAAGAGCTTTGTGCATAACATACTGACAGACGTGAATAGCGCCGCAATCGTTAAGGCGATTATTCGCATGGCACAGGGCTTGGGGCTGCGGGTGATCGCGGAAGGTGTTGAGAATCAAGAGGCCATGGACTTTCTTATTCAAAATGAGTGTGAAGGCGCTCAGGGCTATTTCTTCGGTAAACCGATAACCCCGTCTGCATTTGAGGCGCAATTTTTTGGCTAG